One window of the Trifolium pratense cultivar HEN17-A07 linkage group LG2, ARS_RC_1.1, whole genome shotgun sequence genome contains the following:
- the LOC123908380 gene encoding tRNA wybutosine-synthesizing protein 2/3/4, whose product MEFEKRKSATLASLNSTESDKSPKGSLDIPIIPLINTLNKNPNYFTTSSCSGRISILSQPITPIPSLQTKKKAKGGTWIFVSHDPANPDSLVSLLFSSESTQSPKSELVFRFEPLIIAIECKDLSSAHSLVSLAISSGFRESGITNANKRVIIAIRCSIRMEVPLGDTHKIMVTPEYVRYLVQVANEKMEMNRNRTERFLRLLQSNESMLEGDNSNSLSPTNGVELACDHLQLDDQSQLTYGKAPENQSGFVGSPGFNLPIAHIEIVGEPVEKLFLWGHSACALDNADHKKVIVCGGFGGLGRHARRNDLLLLDPYSGNLETISTFGCACPSPRLGHTASLVGDLMFVIGGRTGPDKILSDVWSLDTTKNCWKLLQCGGSVFPPRHRHAAAVMGSNIYVFGGLDNDIIFSSFYVLDTINLHWKEIPVSGDWPNARHSHAMVASDSQIFMFGGYDGGKALGDLYSFDVQMGHWKKEITAGKNPHARFSHSIFVYKNYLGVLGGCPITQHCQELALLDLKLCIWKHVTLKSVGKDLFVRSTANIVGDDLVIVGGGASCYAFGTKFSEPAKVSLLHLMHSHDNYMPFKNQRQHMIGQNGGLKGNKVENSQGHQLEHIPNISETESLCFNDNVPHINGQSQMIPLHCVLQLEKKYAKQGKDILKKFGWLDLGRKAYSEEGGVHICFPVCQELFAVFHERSRHSRDAIDQENEIPLSKPLSQDGYLLNKLSCSEALTLLHEYGAILLEDKVVETKKTAMSPLKVMTEAITSLVEKKGLPAELLEELPTRWDRIDDIVILPATSFKNILWDSIAEELWLIVAKSLKARRLARQGPVAATGTRDSTLEILVGDDGWVNHKENGILYSFDVTKCMFSWGNLSEKLRMAKLDCKDEVIVDLFAGIGYFVLPFLVRAQAKFVYACEWNPHAIEALRHNLQSNSVADRCILLEGDNRNTAPKGVADRVCLGLLPSSECSWVTAVRALRREGGILHVHGNTKDSEECQWTDHVSKSIYEIAKSEGYCWEVSIEHVERVKWYAPHIRHIVADVRCRQIQR is encoded by the exons ATGGAATTCGAAAAACGAAAATCAGCGACATTAGCTTCATTGAACTCAACAGAATCAGATAAATCACCAAAAGGTTCATTAGATATACCAATTATCCCTCTAATCAATACTCTCAACAAAAACCCTAATTACTTCACCACAAGTTCTTGCTCCGGTAGAATTTCAATCCTCTCACAACCTATCACTCCAATTCCGTCacttcaaacaaagaaaaaagctAAAGGTGGCACTTGGATTTTCGTTTCCCATGATCCTGCAAATCCTGACTCGCTCGTTTCACTTCTTTTCTCATCCGAGTCAACTCAATCCCCTAAATCCGAACTTGTTTTCAGATTCGAACCGTTAATTATCGCTATCGAATGTAAAGATCTTTCTTCTGCTCATTCACTCGTTTCTCTTGCGATTTCTTCTGGTTTTAGAGAATCAGGGATTACCAATGCTAATAAACGAGTTATCATTGCAATTCGTTGTTCGATACGCATGGAAGTTCCGTTGGGTGATACGCATAAGATTATGGTTACGCCTGAGTATGTTCGTTACCTTGTTCAAGTTGCAAATGAAAAAATGGAAATGAATAGGAATAGAACTGAGAGGTTTCTTCGATTGTTGCAGTCTAATGAATCAATGCTTGAGGGTGATAACAGTAACAGTTTGTCGCCGACGAATGGTGTAGAGCTTGCTTGCGATCATCTTCAGCTTGATGATCAATCTCAATTAACATATGGGAAAGCCCCTGAAAACCAGTCAG GGTTTGTGGGTTCTCCTGGTTTTAATCTGCCAATTGCCCATATTGAAATTGTTGGTGAACCGGTGGAAAAACTTTTCCTCTGGGGTCACTCTGCCTGTGCTCTGGATAATGCCGACCACAAGAAAGTCATTGTATGTGGTGGCTTTGGAGGGCTGGGGAGGCATGCTAGAAGAAATGATTTGTTGCTGCTTGATCCGTATTCTGGCAATCTTGAAACAATCAGCACTTTTGGGTGTGCCTGTCCATCTCCGCGGTTAGGCCATACAGCTTCCTTGGTTGGGGATTTGATGTTTGTGATTGGAGGTCGGACCGGTCCTGATAAAATTCTGAGTGATGTATGGAGCCTCGATACAACTAAGAATTGTTGGAAGCTACTGCAATGTGGTGGCAGTGTCTTTCCTCCCAG GCATCGACATGCTGCAGCTGTAATGGGGTCAAACATTTATGTATTTGGAGGACTTGACAATGATATTATCTTTTCCTCCTTTTATGTTCTTGACACAATTAATTTACACTGGAAAGAAATTCCAGTTTCTGGGGACTGGCCAAATGCACGTCACTCTCATGCAATGGTAGCATCTGATTCTCAGATTTTTATGTTTGGTGGATATGACGGTGGGAAAGCACTTGGGGATTTGTATAGCTTTGATGTTCAGATGGGTCACTGGAAGAAGGAAATAACAGCTGGAAAGAATCCACATGCCAGGTTCTCGCACTCAATTTTTGTCTACAAGAATTATCTTGGAGTTCTTGGTGGTTGTCCAATAACACAGCATTGTCAAGAGTTGGCTTTACTTGATTTGAAGCTTTGTATATGGAAACATGTTACCCTTAAATCTGTAGGTAAAGATTTATTTGTGCGAAGTACAGCCAACATCGTCGGTGATGATCTTGTTATAGTTGGGGGTGGTGCATCGTGCTATGCATTTGGAACCAAGTTCAGTGAGCCAGCAAAAGTTAGCTTGCTCCATTTAATgcattcacatgataattatatGCCTTTCAAAAACCAAAGACAGCATATGATTGGCCAAAATGGAGGGTTGAAAGGGAATAAGGTTGAAAATTCTCAAGGACACCAACTTGAACATATACCGAATATATCTGAAACTGAAAGTTTATGTTTTAATGATAATGTGCCTCACATCAATGGTCAAAGTCAGATGATTCCATTGCATTGTGTTCTGCAACTGGAGAAGAAATATGCAAAACAGGGTAAGGATATACTGAAGAAATTTGGATGGTTAGACTTAGGGAGGAAGGCATACTCTGAAGAGGGTGGAGTACATATCTGTTTTCCTGTCTGTCAAGAGCTTTTTGCTGTATTTCATGAAAGGAGTCGTCATTCCAGAGATGCAATTGATCAGGAAAATGAAATTCCACTTTCAAAACCACTTTCACAAGATGGATACTTGTTAAATAAGTTATCCTGCTCTGAAGCATTGACTCTGCTCCATGAATATGGTGCTATTCTTCTGGAAGATAAGGttgttgaaacaaaaaaaactgcaatGTCTCCGTTGAAAGTAATGACTGAAGCAATAACGTCTTTGGTTGAGAAAAAGGGCCTACCAGCTGAGCTTCTAGAGGAACTGCCGACAAG GTGGGATCGGATTGATGATATTGTTATACTTCCAGCTACTTcattcaagaatattttgtgGGACTCTATTGCAGAAGAGCTCTGGCTAATTGTTGCCAAATCCCTTAAGGCTCGCCGTCTTGCTCGCCAA GGCCCGGTTGCTGCAACTGGTACAAGAGATAGTACATTGGAGATTCTTGTTGGAGATGATGGTTGGGTCAACCATAAAGAAAATGGAATACTCTATTCTTTTGATGTTACAAAATGCATGTTCTCATGGGGTAATCTTTCTGAGAAACTCCGGATGGCCAAGTTGGATTGCAAAGATGAGGTTATAGTAGATTTGTTTGCGGGCATTGGCTACTTTGTGCTACCTTTTCTTGTCAG GGCCCAGGCAAAATTTGTATATGCATGTGAGTGGAACCCCCATGCTATAGAAGCACTCCGACATAATCTACAATCAAATTCTGTGGCTGACCGGTGTATCCTACTTGAAGGAGATAATCGAAATACAGCTCCCAAG GGTGTGGCGGATAGAGTCTGTCTTGGTCTCCTTCCATCTAGTGAATGTAGCTGGGTCACAGCTGTGAGGGCTTTAAG GAGAGAAGGTGGAATATTACATGTTCATGGGAATACAAAGGACTCTGAGGAGTGTCAGTGGACTGATCATGTATCAAAGTCAATATATGAAATTGCTAAATCTGAAG GATATTGTTGGGAGGTTTCTATAGAGCATGTTGAAAGGGTTAAATGGTATGCTCCACACATTCGCCACATTGTTGCAGATGTAAGATGCAGACAAATCCAGAGATAA